In Sinorhizobium mexicanum, one DNA window encodes the following:
- a CDS encoding glycosyltransferase family 2 protein has product MPTPLVSVLLPIYNAEPYLPAAIESVLRQDYEHLEIIAIDDGSTDRSLEILERYRKSDGRIVIVSRENRGLIATLNEGLALARGDLVARMDADDISYPSRFSRQVAVFSQRPELALCGTAIDTLIGNRIIRGTPNPIFRSGSLRTLSMFFTIFMHSTVVYNRKVIPEPMLAYDPSYVHAEDFDLFRRIADRLPVTIIDEALVAYRIHGDSVTNTHKRRMRQTHLKIVAENLERECLVDDTSALGEIGVATTMETIRNLAEFVLALERKISSLPVEVRQAHTDGALCFFYFLYQLIADEERPELTHAFLTRTGKWGLIRRRERYGLLAGARAPWCSRISLAATRRVDGLARYLQSVPAATVLPQNGMA; this is encoded by the coding sequence ATGCCCACGCCATTGGTCTCCGTCCTGCTGCCCATCTACAACGCGGAACCCTATCTCCCCGCGGCGATAGAAAGCGTCCTGCGCCAGGACTACGAGCACCTCGAAATCATTGCCATCGACGACGGGTCGACGGATCGTTCGTTGGAGATCCTGGAGAGGTATCGGAAAAGTGATGGCCGTATCGTCATCGTCTCGCGCGAAAACCGCGGCCTTATCGCCACGTTGAACGAGGGCCTGGCCCTCGCGAGAGGCGATCTCGTCGCCCGAATGGACGCCGACGACATTTCCTATCCGTCCCGCTTCTCGCGTCAGGTCGCGGTGTTCAGCCAACGGCCCGAGCTCGCGCTTTGTGGCACGGCGATCGACACGTTGATCGGCAATCGCATCATTCGCGGTACGCCCAACCCGATCTTTCGATCCGGAAGCCTGCGCACATTGTCGATGTTCTTCACGATCTTCATGCATTCGACCGTGGTCTACAATCGGAAGGTAATACCGGAGCCGATGCTCGCTTACGATCCGAGCTACGTGCATGCCGAGGACTTCGATCTGTTCAGGCGCATTGCCGATCGCTTGCCGGTAACGATTATCGATGAAGCCCTGGTCGCCTACCGTATCCATGGCGACAGCGTCACAAACACGCACAAGCGCCGGATGCGTCAGACCCATCTGAAGATCGTAGCCGAAAACCTTGAGCGGGAATGTCTTGTCGATGACACGAGCGCGCTCGGCGAGATCGGCGTCGCCACCACGATGGAAACGATCCGAAATCTCGCCGAATTCGTCCTGGCGCTCGAACGGAAAATTTCGTCTCTCCCGGTGGAAGTGCGGCAGGCCCATACGGACGGAGCCCTCTGTTTCTTCTATTTTCTTTATCAGCTCATAGCCGATGAAGAGCGGCCGGAACTGACCCATGCTTTCCTGACCCGGACGGGAAAATGGGGCCTAATTCGGCGCCGCGAGCGATACGGCTTGCTCGCCGGCGCGCGTGCTCCGTGGTGCAGCCGCATTTCGCTTGCCGCGACGAGGCGGGTGGACGGGCTGGCGCGGTACCTGCAATCGGTGCCCGCCGCGACCGTTCTTCCCCAGAATGGCATGGCCTAA
- a CDS encoding glycosyltransferase family 2 protein: protein MASESSATAQEHPGAVVARPTSATSIPGGSRPFASFIVCTRNRVQALAACIRSIETACLAYAAITSELVIVDNGSTDGTPDELIRIAAASPVAMALVAEPRPGLAAARNAGMEQARGRILVFVDDDCEVHRRYLSDLARHYADGERRIIRGGRVELGDPSDLPFTIKRSSVAARLTRDVHPGGFVLGCNMTMHRDVAALVGRFDERFGAGAPLQSAEDTDYLVRAFQLDIPVEYVPDMTVYHHHGRKAREAIEKLHRNYSLGNGALCLKHLFKAPWLLKHFCWTVRSACGQTLGGERFDPELQLSHWPIVSMNLLGAAKFARLAATGPAPRAELRQIDQTTAKLG from the coding sequence ATGGCATCCGAAAGTTCTGCAACGGCACAAGAGCATCCCGGCGCAGTGGTCGCACGGCCGACCTCCGCGACTTCAATTCCCGGCGGGTCGCGGCCATTCGCGAGCTTCATCGTCTGCACGCGAAACCGCGTTCAGGCACTTGCCGCCTGCATCCGTTCGATCGAGACCGCATGTCTTGCATATGCTGCCATCACCAGCGAGCTGGTGATCGTCGATAACGGCTCGACCGACGGGACGCCGGACGAGCTTATCCGAATAGCGGCGGCGTCGCCTGTCGCGATGGCGCTCGTCGCCGAGCCGCGCCCGGGCCTAGCCGCGGCGCGCAACGCAGGAATGGAGCAGGCACGCGGCCGGATTCTCGTTTTCGTCGACGATGATTGCGAGGTGCACCGCCGCTATCTCAGCGATCTCGCGCGGCATTACGCCGATGGCGAACGGCGCATCATCCGCGGCGGTCGCGTCGAGCTTGGTGATCCGTCCGATCTGCCATTCACGATCAAACGATCGAGCGTTGCCGCGCGATTGACCCGCGACGTCCACCCGGGGGGCTTCGTGCTGGGGTGCAACATGACGATGCACCGCGATGTCGCGGCGCTCGTCGGCCGCTTCGACGAGCGCTTCGGGGCCGGCGCGCCGCTGCAATCGGCGGAGGATACCGACTATCTCGTACGCGCCTTTCAGCTCGATATCCCGGTGGAATACGTGCCCGACATGACCGTCTATCACCACCACGGCCGGAAGGCTCGCGAGGCCATCGAGAAGCTGCACCGCAACTACAGCCTCGGCAACGGCGCGCTTTGCTTGAAGCACCTATTCAAGGCGCCATGGCTGCTCAAGCACTTCTGCTGGACGGTGAGGTCCGCTTGCGGCCAAACCCTCGGCGGTGAGAGGTTCGACCCTGAACTCCAGCTATCCCATTGGCCGATCGTGTCGATGAACCTGCTTGGTGCTGCAAAGTTCGCGCGCCTCGCCGCGACCGGCCCGGCGCCGCGGGCAGAGCTGCGTCAGATCGACCAGACAACGGCAAAGTTAGGGTGA
- a CDS encoding ABC transporter ATP-binding protein codes for MLRFLLPGFHVLHNALGRQLRLLPIVVVLGLVSAALEGAGIGLIIPMLGIIAGSQDAGGLHGISAFFQQVGAGLDDGQRLLAIAAGVLALIVLKNVLAFANTLLTMFIYGKASHAIRSALSDQLLRIGYPFFLQQNPGRLLNIISNESWRASDAIQTVLAALVNGSAAVILLAFLLLLSWQMTLFVALGLVLVQLAHAVLSATLRGPSRDVTSFNSELAARMLHLVHAGRLIRVFGQEEREKAVFDSASDAVRRAGFVLQSRQGSLPPLTEVLHSALFLGAVVSAWSVGVSFPVIVAFVVLLYRLQPHVRALQMSWGQIQGWSGSLEEVRWLLDPSDKPKPPTGHEPFAGLREDMEFDHVTFRYPGSEARPIVLSSATFAIRSGRSTAIIGRSGAGKTTIVNLLCRFVEPDEGHILVGGMPLDQIDPAQWRRQIAVASQDLELVDGSIFENITYGQNATIAEVEQAAKLAEAHSFVEKLPQGYATIVGYRGASLSAGQRQRIALARALVRDPEILILDEATNAVDGLSEAAIVETLRLRAGRRTTIVISHHRSTISFCDDVVVLGSGRVKSQTPLADVASLSMDQLYEYETGVKRHG; via the coding sequence ATGTTGCGGTTCCTATTGCCGGGTTTTCACGTTCTGCACAACGCACTGGGGCGGCAGTTGCGCCTGCTGCCGATCGTCGTGGTCCTGGGCCTCGTCAGCGCCGCGCTCGAAGGCGCCGGCATCGGCCTTATCATCCCGATGCTCGGCATCATTGCCGGAAGTCAGGATGCCGGCGGATTGCACGGGATCTCCGCCTTCTTCCAGCAGGTGGGGGCAGGGCTCGATGATGGCCAGAGACTGCTGGCGATCGCCGCGGGCGTTCTGGCGCTGATCGTGCTGAAGAATGTTCTCGCCTTTGCGAACACTTTGCTGACGATGTTTATCTATGGAAAGGCAAGTCACGCGATCCGAAGTGCTCTCTCGGACCAGCTCTTGAGGATCGGCTATCCGTTCTTCCTGCAGCAAAATCCCGGTCGCCTGCTCAACATCATCTCCAACGAGTCATGGCGGGCCTCCGACGCCATACAGACCGTGCTTGCGGCCCTGGTCAACGGTTCTGCTGCCGTCATCCTGCTGGCGTTTCTGTTGCTGCTTTCCTGGCAGATGACGCTGTTCGTCGCGCTTGGCCTCGTGCTCGTCCAGCTCGCGCACGCCGTCTTGTCGGCCACTCTCAGAGGCCCGAGCCGCGACGTGACGTCCTTCAACAGCGAACTCGCCGCGAGGATGCTTCATCTCGTTCATGCCGGGCGGCTGATCCGGGTGTTCGGCCAGGAGGAGCGCGAGAAGGCCGTATTTGACTCCGCTTCGGACGCCGTCCGCCGGGCCGGGTTCGTCCTGCAGAGCCGCCAGGGCTCGTTGCCGCCGCTCACCGAAGTGCTGCATTCCGCCCTGTTTCTTGGGGCGGTCGTCAGTGCCTGGTCTGTCGGCGTCAGCTTTCCGGTCATCGTCGCCTTCGTCGTGCTGCTCTATCGTTTGCAGCCGCACGTGCGCGCGCTGCAAATGTCCTGGGGGCAGATCCAGGGCTGGAGCGGGTCGCTCGAAGAGGTGCGTTGGCTCCTCGATCCGTCGGACAAACCGAAGCCTCCGACTGGTCATGAGCCGTTCGCCGGTTTGCGCGAGGACATGGAATTCGATCACGTGACGTTCCGGTATCCGGGCTCCGAGGCTCGCCCCATCGTGCTCAGTTCGGCGACCTTCGCAATTCGCAGCGGCCGCTCGACGGCAATCATTGGACGGTCAGGCGCCGGCAAGACCACGATCGTCAATCTCCTGTGCCGCTTTGTGGAGCCCGACGAAGGACACATCCTCGTCGGTGGCATGCCGCTCGATCAGATCGATCCCGCTCAGTGGCGGCGCCAGATTGCCGTCGCGAGCCAGGATCTCGAACTGGTGGACGGCAGCATCTTCGAAAACATCACCTACGGCCAGAACGCTACGATCGCAGAAGTGGAGCAGGCAGCCAAACTGGCCGAGGCTCACAGTTTCGTGGAAAAGCTGCCTCAAGGATATGCGACCATTGTCGGCTATCGCGGCGCGAGTCTCTCGGCGGGGCAGCGGCAGCGCATTGCGCTCGCCAGGGCGCTGGTGCGCGACCCCGAGATCCTGATCCTCGACGAAGCCACGAATGCCGTGGACGGCCTGTCGGAGGCCGCGATCGTCGAAACGCTGAGATTAAGGGCCGGTCGCCGCACGACCATCGTGATCAGCCACCACCGCAGCACGATTTCGTTCTGCGACGACGTGGTGGTTCTCGGCAGCGGCCGCGTGAAAAGCCAGACGCCGTTGGCAGACGTAGCCTCGTTGAGCATGGATCAGCTCTACGAGTACGAGACGGGCGTGAAGCGCCACGGTTGA
- the fba gene encoding class II fructose-bisphosphate aldolase (catalyzes the reversible aldol condensation of dihydroxyacetonephosphate and glyceraldehyde 3-phosphate in the Calvin cycle, glycolysis, and/or gluconeogenesis), with protein sequence MALITLRQLLDHAAENNYALPAFNVNNLEYIQAVMRAADATDSPVILQASRGARSYAGDAFLRHLILGAAEEYPHIPVCLHLDHGDQPSTCISAITNGFTSVMMDGSLEKDGKTVASYEYNVAVTAEVVKIAHAAGVSVEGELGCLGNLETGAGDKEDGHGFEGKLSREELLTDPDQAFDFVSKTGVDALAVAIGTSHGAYKFTREPDGEILSIDTIAKINRRLPNTHLVMHGSSSVPADLQELFNAYGGKMTKTWGVPVAEIQKAIPLGVRKVNIDTDLRLAFTGEIRKHHLEHPDNFDPRNYLKPAIARMTEVCKERFEAFRAAGQASKIRVLRLPEMAKGYAKAA encoded by the coding sequence ATGGCATTGATCACATTGCGGCAACTGCTCGACCACGCGGCGGAGAACAATTACGCGCTGCCAGCCTTCAATGTGAACAATCTCGAATACATTCAGGCCGTCATGCGCGCCGCCGATGCGACGGATTCTCCGGTGATCCTGCAGGCAAGCCGCGGCGCGCGCTCCTATGCCGGGGACGCCTTCCTCCGTCATCTGATCCTCGGCGCGGCCGAGGAATATCCGCATATCCCCGTCTGTCTGCATCTCGACCACGGCGACCAGCCGTCGACCTGCATTTCTGCGATTACCAACGGCTTCACCTCCGTCATGATGGACGGCTCACTCGAAAAGGACGGCAAGACCGTTGCGAGCTATGAATATAATGTGGCGGTGACCGCGGAAGTCGTGAAGATCGCCCATGCGGCCGGCGTTTCCGTCGAAGGCGAACTCGGTTGCCTCGGCAATCTTGAGACCGGCGCCGGCGACAAGGAGGACGGCCACGGCTTCGAGGGTAAGCTGTCCCGCGAGGAGTTGCTGACGGATCCGGACCAGGCCTTCGACTTCGTCTCCAAGACGGGCGTCGACGCACTTGCAGTCGCGATCGGCACCAGCCACGGCGCCTACAAGTTCACGCGAGAGCCCGACGGCGAGATCCTCTCGATCGATACGATCGCCAAGATCAACCGGCGGCTGCCGAACACCCACCTCGTCATGCATGGCTCGTCGTCCGTGCCGGCCGATCTGCAGGAACTCTTCAATGCCTACGGCGGCAAGATGACGAAAACCTGGGGCGTGCCGGTCGCCGAGATCCAGAAGGCAATCCCGCTCGGCGTCCGTAAGGTCAACATCGACACCGATCTCCGGCTCGCCTTCACAGGCGAAATCCGCAAGCACCACCTCGAGCATCCGGACAATTTCGACCCGCGCAACTACCTGAAGCCGGCGATCGCGCGCATGACCGAGGTCTGCAAGGAACGCTTCGAGGCCTTCCGCGCTGCCGGCCAAGCCTCGAAGATCAGGGTGCTGCGCCTGCCGGAAATGGCCAAGGGTTACGCCAAGGCCGCCTGA